The genomic region TATTGGATACGGGGGTGAGAATAGCAGCAAGGTTTCACTCTCATTGCCCACAAACCGGACGGTTGTATTACCATCCTCCCTGCAGCTCCTCTACCTCCGATCAAGAGCACCATCATCTTCCACCCCAGAAGAAGCCCACCACCAATGGCAGATCAGTTGATGACGTCATCATGACCAGTTGCGGGGTCAAGGCGGCGGCGGCAGCTTATATGGAGACCAACACCACCAATGAGTTTTTGTTGTATTCTGTTTTGTgataagaaagaaaggaaagaatGAAATATTAATCTGATTTTTCCCAATGAAATATTACAATATTTGTGGCAAATTTTATTTTcgattccattttttttttttttttttttacaaaccataacatatttttcattaaaattatctCAACGACGGGGAGGGACTtaaactttggtgttgaaagaGAATAgccaattaaatattttaattgtttttgtttgaatgATGATCTTAGCATCCAGAATTGtatacaatctgttttcttagAATTTTAGACTTTAACCCATGTTGGGTTTCTGTTGAAATCTGGAAGACAATTCTTTTATTCGACAAATTGTTTTAGCTCGGTAGAAACAAAATGATTTTCTTAAGAATTCGCTCACATACAAATAGAGAACGAAGCAACTAAAAGGATTGTTATAATATAATCCTCTTCTTTTATGGCGAATCAAGTACCACAGCCTGATAAAGAACCGTTCTGATTAGTTGATAGTTTTGTGAGAATTCCTATTAAAGGTTTCAATAACTTGAATTTGGTTTATAAATCTAAAAAATAGTGAGAATTCTGGAACTCTCTCAAAACGGTATTTGGTTTCTCTTGGcttcattgttttttattatcttttaaagcatatttctatatttatatgctttggagattttcttcctttttctgcTTTTCAAAAGGAGTGATTGTTTGGGGTTGAATTCATGCTAGGGGTGTAGAGGATAATATGCTCTAccactaaaacctgaaaatttgaaatgttatAAAACTTGTAAACTACATAAAGAAATATGCTAAaatatgaatttataaattgtaaTTGTTGAACCGATCAAAATTACATACTGACGATAAGTGTTGATGTAGATGGATCAAATACTACAAAGGGATAACAATTGAaacttgtaaatttattatttcagCCAATTTGCCAAATTAAAATTCACTTGTGATTATTTATTATTAGCAACATTTTTACAAACATTAGGAGAGAGGGATTGAATTTGGAATCTCGTTGTCGTCCATATTAGAAATGTAAATAGCAACGAAgaagtagatttttttttaggcCAAATGAAACTTCGTTAAGAACGTTTTAGAAGTTACGTAAGATCTGCATGTCAAACGTGATTTTAGCATATTTTAATTAGAAAAAACCACATGGGAAATCCTTGTGGAACAAAGGTCATACATGCTGAAAGAAACACCACAACTACGCACTTATAATTCATCAGAAATATAGGATTACAATTCTTCAACTACGAAGGATCCATATCCAACCAGCATAAAGATAGCACTTATGAGAACTAAATCTTGTTAGACTAAACCCTAGTTCCCTATCCAGAATTGGTTTCACAGTTAACTTAGGAAGGTTAGAGTTTTAATTATACTATTCCTTGTGGACCAAGTTAAGTGATATTCCCGAATTTAACTTAGTGCAATTAAGGGATTTCTTGTGAGCTAAGAAAGCCTCGCAGACTTTGACAATACAGTCATAGGCTATTAGGGTTTCTAGTATAGTCCGTACTTGAGTTCCTTGCTCATCCTGCAATAATCATAAACCCTAAAGTCCCCAAACACTTCTCGTGATTAATTAGGTGCAGTAGTGGGGAGAAGATCTTGAGTTCTTTCTGTGCAGATTATCATCTCATTCATCATGTCGAGCTCTCGGCTTAGTGCACAGTTCCATTACAAGACAGTGTTTTCGGCATTCGACACCAATTTTCTCCGAGAATTGTAAAATGTAGGGAGAGAGCTGCACTTACATTGCAAAAAAGaaaacttttacaaaaaaatatgaaattctgtagggaaatgataaacatatatatttttttttctttctcttcttacATACTCTTATTCAATCATGTTCGTTatctttgtttgatttattcaatcggATGGTCAGAAATAAAGAAGAGCATGTGGAAAGCTAAAAAAACAATAGGTGAAAAGCAGATCCTTTTGCGATATCTTTGTAATCCCTACATATCTGATATATTTGCAGATGGTAATCCCAAAGAGTGGCTCCGGTAGCAAAAATTAACACATTTGCTCCGAtggaaaatattaatataaatttgGGTTCTCATATCTCTAGCAGATTTATGGATTGCCCATTACGCTAATTTGACCACACGTTTTGAAGCGAAAGGGTGACGAGGTGAGTACCATGGTTGTGGGTAtgtggatgatgatgatgatgatgatgatgatgatgatgatgatgatgatgatgatgatgatgatgatgatgataataataataataataataataataataataataataataataataataataataataataataatcatcaCGGGAAATGACTTTGTTGAAAAAACAGCACTTTGAAGGAACGTTGTAGTATTTTCTTGAAAATCGAAGCGTGTTGTAAAATTTATGGGAATTGAATTTCAGATGATTTAGCCAtagtttggtattgaggtgattctgaaaaaaagtagctataaaaaaaagttgggaacttttttatatttggtaaacattcagcttcagttttttttttttacagttttgggtgaaaaaaagccaaaaacacaaagctgcaaaacccagctttgaaaaaccagttttttttcacatctattttacataaaagtttatcaaacactataatactgttttttttttttttttcaaaagcacttttaccaaaaagtttatcaaacactttgttgctttatttcatagctACTTATTCTCaaagcacagcagaaacagttttttttcaaagcataacaATACTAAACTAGCCCTTAATCAAAAGTAAAAAAGTAAGGACTAAAAATAGTGGTATTGTCAGATTTTGTTATTGTTGGATGATATAGTTTTTAACATTCATTAATCTTCCTTGTAGACTTTTGCACGTAAATGACTATATAAAGAGCATGCACTGTATGATCAAACAACATATAAGATCAAGAGTGAAAACAATAATACATATACCCCTTCCCTCTCTTTACTTGCATTGTATGATACActtatgaaaataaatagtatgATACATTGCACCTATTCCACTTTTATCTCAAGCAAACgttatctctctctttctcacttttacctatttataacaaagTGTCTATATTTCcactagatatatatatatttttaatctcaatgtAAATATGTCGTGGggagtatttttgctcaccatcataACTATAGTGTATACTTACTATACATCTAATCATGTGCCACATGTTCTTTACCTAACATTAGTTAACTTCCTTATTAAATGTtacattttcaattttgaaaacaattagcaaaaattaagtaaaataaCACGTGATAGGTAACTAAGTGTATGGTGATGAGCAAACGTCATTTGTGCCAACCAACAGGGATCAATACCAGCGTCTTGTTGGACGTTTGCAACTCTTTTGAAAAACCTCGTGTGAAGGACAGAGAGAAATTTAATTGGGGGTGACGCATTGCTTCAACCTTTCGAACAAATACATCATCCTTCACTTAAGTGACTGTATCccaaatataaatattacaTACATGCCAAACTGCATATCTTAATCTCTTAATTAATTCATGAAATAAACAGATTATAAAtgaaataatacaaatattgaTAATTCAATGGTCACTCAACATCGATTACACAAATAAAACATTTTTAATGACAACGACAATgccttattttttatattttttatttaggttGTGCTATCCAGACACCTGTTTTCACCTTCCACACACACCTTATAAATTTCtctcatttgatcttcttcaattcatccgatccaatGAACGGAAATCAAGAGGTAAAAAAAAGTATGGATAACAACACCCttttactttttactttttttctgGTAAGTTACAAGGACAAATGTAGTTAGTTTTTCTGGTAAATACTGATACTGATAAGTTAGTTTTTCTGGTGTTCTTCTATAACTTTGTCCAGATATCTACTTCTCAAGTCTACAATTTCACATGATTTCCCTTGAATGAACCATAAAGAGGTTGTGACCTTCTGAAGCTGAATATATCGTCTATTTTGACGCAGCAAGGTTGCACCGGTGAGCTTGCATCTGTAGCGTACTCCGATGAATGTGAGTTCCCGTACACTCGTACGCTTAACGACCTCTTTTGAGGAGCCCCAACTTTTATATGCTCATTGAAAAAATCTATCAATTCTTGCTGTGTAAGCTGCCTCAGTGCTGCAATctgtttcaagtttcaacaatTTATGTAAATTGTAATCACAGGCACATTTATCTCAGGCATTTTTCTAATTCAATTGTACTGAAAAGAGTAAAATGAATCGATCACCTCGAATTGTATAAGTATCTTAAAACATTGAATTCATACCTCAGACTCTTTCCTATCAAACTTGAGTGTCCCATCTGAAATCTCCCTCCAATAAAATCCAGCTTCTTCCCTTAAATTCTTGTGCTTCTCAAGCTTCATGTCGATCAATGCATTTACGTTGCTCTACGTAGAAAACAGTTCCAACAGTTATTTATCATAAAATCTATCCCTTTGATGCTCCGAATTCTCATCTAAGTTTTACGACTAGGCTCACAATCATATATGACATCCTACAttaaacatttttaatttttgggttcGCATTTTATGTAGAAGTGATTGAATATTGATATTAAAAGTCATCTACCATCTGTAAATGGGGATACGAATCATCGCAAGAAAGACTGATGGAAGGGTGAAgatgatatggatgaagatAATAAAAGGCAGACAGACCAATGCAAGGTTAAAATGGTATTGCCGGACGTTTTAAGGAAGTCTAAATATTTTCCATACAGAACAGATTAAAGCTGCATAAAAGATGTAGTAAAACTAGAGGAACAGGAGTTAAGGATAAAGCCTAGTTGATCTCACCTTGAATTCGTCACTAGGCATGTCATAAAGTTTACTCTCGAACCCCTTGAGGAATTCCTCCACTCTCAAGTCAATATGTGCTGGATCCTGTTGAGATCAACATAACATACTGTGAAATAGGCGGACAACGCAACAGGGCAACAATAATAGAAGCATGCTTATACCTTCGCAGTGGATTGTATAACAAACTGCACCCCACGGATACCAGAATCATTCCTCTGCAAGAGGACCGTGATGTAACCAAGTTGCTCAACAGACCTAAGCTGGTGAAAGGCAGGCTGCTTTGCAATAAGAGCGAACAGCTGAAGTTTCACATTCAGCATAAAGTCATCCTGATGAACCTACACATATTAACATAATTGTGTTTAAaaatcaatgttttaaaggGCGAGGGCGGAGCCAAGGCGTTTCATGGATAGCCTCACCTAGGCGATAGCCTTGAGACGTGAGGTGATACCTCATGGTacgtataattattataatatgtaacatacacacacacacacacacatatgatatacatatatacacaaaatataatCCTTTATTAAACAATCAAGCAAGCATGCTGAgcaatcaaatatttgactattattattatttctctaATTCATATCAATTAAGTCATAATAAACTATTAGAAACTAAGAAACATAAAAGTAGCATGAATTTTATAAAAACCCCGCCCCAAAACAACGACGTTTTGGGTTTGGGcccctttttcatttttttttttttttttttccaaaaaacaaaaattcaaatgcccaGGTCAGGGGCGTCTTCTTCGTAGCAaccccaccaccacccccaccaccacccccccccccccccccccaacggCGCCCGCCCCATCAACCGCCAAGCTGAATCTTAAAACTAGTTTTTGAAACACTGTTGAAAACAAAGACAAAACCTGTGCTGCAACTAAAAATTTACACATTTTAGAAGTTGTGCAGCTCTAATAATATTCAAATTTCCTGAAAATTTTCTGTACTGAGAAAAAATTGCTGGTTTAAAACATTTCAGTGGGAACTCTTACAAGGTTTTCTGAATTTTGAACAAGACCGTCTAAAATGAAATATTCCATCCAACAAAATCTAGTTTATTCCTTCTGTAAACAAATTTATGAACCTGGATGTAGTGGACAAGGGCAGAATTCTCGTCACTTGGATTAAGTCCTTCCACAGGGTAGAAGTAGCTCTTGCCCTTTTCAAGTTTCACAACTCTATTCGTCAAATGCTGGGATGGAAATAAAGTTTGGGAAATATGATTTGAGCCCTTAAAGAAAACATCTTCAATATGCTGGATCATTGACTCAGCCTCGTTCTTCTCAAGGTTTCCTGCAAAAGCATATAACTAACGTTGAATAACaatacaaaaatgaaaactaaaatcaagATAACAAGATATATCCTAAATTGtttgaaggaaacaaaaaaggtaACCAGCTGTATAACACTCCACAAAGGCCCTCGAGAGCATCCAAGGGACAAACTTAGCAAGATCTTCAACTTGAAGGTGAGGAAGAGCTTCAAGTTCTTCCGTCCATGGACAAGTATGATCCTGTAGAATTAATGCGGAGTAGTTCATAGCCTGCTCATAAGGCTGttgaaatttcaagttttggtaATCCTTTATGAGCATTTCCTGATacaaacattcaaaggaaaATAACACAAGTAAGAAGCGGTTAAGCCAATGCAAACATTCAAAGGAATGAGTTCAGCAAAGgcatgacaaaaataaaaaagggaactttaacgaaaagctcccggtactgttcactttaacgaaaaaccatatttttacactaaaaagtcaatcctagtattattcattttactctttattttgtccttatcattaaaactcaaagttttcaagcccatttcattagttttcctaataaaaAAAGCTACAATTATCAAGTCTCAGAGCAATAGAAAAATGCAAGAAGAAAGTGCTCCTGAGGAAAACAGACTAAATGATAAAAATCACAAATTAATTATGTTCGGTCATGAAGATTAACAATAATAATGATGACAATGAtgatgacgacgacgacgatgatGATGAAATCTAGGTTTGTACCTACAAGTTAGAATGTTCATAATAAGTGTATTATTTTGGGCCACAGTGTGATTGTAAATTTTgtgtaaaagagaaaaaaagattgATTGATCATGCAACCCAAAACCAATTGACCCCGGACACATAGAACATTCTACATTCTATAAACCAAGGTTTTGCAGTCCCATGTGAGATATACTCTCAACATGTCCCCTCACGTGTAGTGTGTTTGAGCCAAAAATGTGGATAATTTATATCGAGGAACATCGAAGCATGTGTGGCCATTGCGCCTGACACGGTGATTTCCTGGTTTTATGACATGATAGAACTAGAGCATCCCACCAACCAATAAAAATTGGACATGGATGGAGAGGCCGAAGACATTATATTTCTTAAGGGCAAGACTACACATTCTCAATATGAGATATACACGGCAAAGATTCTCTATGCCAACTTAGAAAATCTCCATGATCATGACAAGCTCTACTACAAGTTTAAGAGAGCAGGAGGGGAATCTTGGACATCCTAAAATAGCTAATACAGAGACTGTTCCAAAATTATTTCTGAAAATAAATAGGTAGATATGATCTGTCTCTTTTCAGAAATCTTGTTGGCGCTGCCGAAATTAAGATATGCAAAAATTATTAATCCAGTTACTCTTCTGCCGCTAATAGCTTATCAAAATGCTCATCTAGAACAATGTATTGAAACATTTAAAATATAACAGTTTTAGGTACAAGGAGCCTTAAGGTTACCTTGATGACTGCGAACCTATCAGCTTTCACTTTAAAGCTTGCAATCTTCTCAACTACAGTTTCCAGTAAAATTCTTAATTTGTGGTTATAGCCAACCAGAGTCACCTacacaagaaaataaaagatcatttacagaaacaaaacaacaatcCAAAGAACCGGCTAGGAAGTTTCACATAGTCAGACACCATACCTGAAACCCACTATCTGTGTGGGTTATTCCGTAAAACAGTTCAGCAACCTGAGCATAGTAGgctgacaaaaaaataaaataaaataaaaaaataaataagctcTGGTTCAAGAAAATAACACCTTTGTTGTAAGCGAAGAACAAAATAGGCCACCATCAATGGAAGAAAGTAAGAAGCTGTAAGTACGGAATTTTACCATATTCATTCAAGTAATCCATCAACAGCTGAGTAAACATATTAGTTAGGACTTCTGTTTCAGGGGATTCACTTGCGTGGGGACAAGTGAAATCAATCTTAACGTAAGCCTTAGGAGTAAAGAACATTGTATCAGGCTTGTACCAAAGTGTTGAACACGGCGACTTTCTTAACAGAACTGGACAATTGGCCTGAAAAAAATGTCAATCGGATCAGAAGAATTTTTAAAGTTGTACTAACTTAGAGAGAGAATTTACCATTCATCACACCTTCTCATGATTATTCTTAAGCGACAAGTCAGTGGGGATGAACACATTATGGGCTGGTAAGTGCAGATTCTCATTTGGGGAAGATACTATCCATTCCTGCAATCAAATGTAAAGGTTTAGGGATCAAAGTGGTTTCCTCATATTCCGTTAACAAGATTCATTACTTCTCTAAACTtatgaaattaacaaaaaagcaACATACCTAATACATTCTTATCACcccaaaaaagaaataaaactgcTTAGCGCTACTGTATTCatcaatatatattatataaaaagtgATTTACACCAATGAAAAATTTTCAAAGTGGTTTTCTCTTATCCCCTTTAAAATATACATAAAATCTCCAAAATGATgagattaacaaaaaaaagtacCAAACCTTACGCATCCGTATCACCCCAAAATAAACTCCAACTTCTTAATTCTATTTtgttcaataaatatatatatatatgtatgtatatattgatTTATGTAAGAATTCATAACCAACCTGAATCATTGAGCCACTAATTTTCTCAACGGAATAAGCAGTTCCATACCATGGCTCAGTCATGTTAGTATgaccttcaaatttttttgattCCCAGAAAATTCTGTACAAAAAAAAGACCATTACTCCATAAATTTATGAGGAAACTTATTTCAATCGACAAGAAGGATTTGCTTGGAAAATAGTTACATAACTCTATAGAATCCAACTTAGTGATACACTTACCTGACATTGTTTGGAGAAAGCTTGTCAAGCACCATTTGGATAGTGTCTGGACTGAAGTTAGAAGGCAAGGATGATCTTACTAGCCAATCTCTTGGGGGATATTTCTGGATACGGATGTAAAAATGTCATGTGAATAAGAAGCAAGCAAGTGAACATTAATTACCGAACTAGAATAGTTCCTCCTGTCCAGAACTTCTTCAGAAACCAAAGAACTTTAACAATGTAAAACAAAACACTACAATAGCAGGAAACAAGCAGTCCCCCCAGACGGTACAATAATTAccttatacgtacaaacaaTACAATTATAACACAGGGCCATTAAGAATTAACAAACTTAAAAGTAGTAGCTCCATAATCCACATGAAGATAGAAAAACTGGAAATTTTTATATTCATTTGATACCGATGTACACAAAGCTGCCTAGAATCTTGCTCTATCCCAAAAGAAAACCACCTCAAATTTTCCGTAACAATTTTCTCCTCCTTTCCAACCAAACAACTTAGAAAATTTTCAACATACTACAATTCCACCATCAAAGGCACAATGTTCTCATTTGAATAAAGATGCATAATGGCAACAAAATATCAACCAATCTGAAAGAAAAGTTCAGGGACCAGAAATTAATTACAAACTACTCGAACACAAATTATAGAGGATACTACATTAAACACAATCCATTTCAGTATCCTTAAACAAAGCAAGACTAAACCAAGAGCCTAGTACCTGCATATTTGTCGAAATGCTGACAACATAATTAATAGGCTGCATTTTGTCCTGATAATGAAACTTCGTCTCGCAAACAGCACAAAGCTACAATAATCACAATTCCTTTCAGAGTCCTTGAGAAAGAATCAGTGAGACAAATTCCATACCAAATTTGAACATCGAAATTAACAAAATTCTATAATTCATTCCTCAAATCAAACTGCAGCAGTGTTTAAACTGTTTAGAAATAAAGAAATCAAGAGAACATGGTGATGAATCATATATGTACAACCAGTTCAACCCCTGGAGTCCTTGAGATGACACCAAAAACTCGGAAAAATCACCCTTAGACTTCTCTTTCTCTAAAGATGAAAAACAAATGTGAAGGATTGCACATCTCAGAATCAAGAAATAATATGAAACCATGACATATTAGCCATGTTATTGGTAACACTACGCACTGGTGATTCATACTGTGAAGGATACTACAGACGATCCTAGACACACAATACAGAGGAAGGTATCATGCACCAGTAATTCATAAACTAGAATGCACGCGCATACCTCATCAAAAATCCACTCGCAAACACCCGACTGCTGTAAGAGGGAAATGTATTTGAAAAGCAAACCTACTATGTCTTGCATGTGCTCTGCAAAATAATCAAAAGGATTATCACATTCTAGAAAACGACAAAACAAGTTAAAATAATGCCTCCCGACAAAAGAAAATGTTAGTAAGCATTTCAAGCCGTCTTAAAGATAAGTGAGAGACACTCATCCAAAATGAAATGAAGCCTAGAGGGAGGGGAGCAGAGGATGGGAGAAATAAGATTACCCAAAAATGGAAACACTAAAAAGTAAACTAACCATGACCCGCGTCCGTGAGATCCATATCTActctaaagaaagaaaagaccAACGTTGAATCCGATTCCCCAGCAGACAAACCTGTTGCCCATCCTGcaatttttagaacaaaagAAAACTTGAAGTTAGATTAACCCAAGCACATtaacttcatccatccaaaatTTCAGTTGTTTCACTCCTCTCCTCCCAAAATTTACAGGTgcatttttcttcccaaaatttACAGTTGcgtttttcttttctgtaaTCTGATTATAAATGATTAGAGATGGCTAGATTAACCAACGAATTCACCATCAAATCGCCCAAGTATCGGTATGTCCGTACCGATACGGAACTCGGACGCTATTTCACTGAATCCGGCAACTACTTTCCATATCTACGTAAATCAATTGCATGATAACCAAACATTATAAATCATACCCAAGTACAATGCCAACCTTCATAAttcagataaaaaaaaaacaattatggAGTAAAATGATAAAGCATAGAGTGTGAAGTATAGGATGATAAACAGGAACTGTGAACAGTAGCTGCCACCCTGCCTAATTATAAATCATCTAACACAAAGAGGTAGTCTATGAAAGGCActgaaatgaaaattatgaaaaaagttGGCCTCTATTCTCAAGAGTTCCAAGTACAAATACCATCTGCTCAAAAACTCATTATCTGAAGCATGTAACAGATAATCCAAAACTCACCCAAAGCTTTCAAGACGGCAAACAAAGACCCCTCTGCTTCGTGGCCAATGAGATGACTAAGGTACCTACATGGCCCTTCCTTGTAATGATGAATTTCTGGAGCTATTGGCCACACAAGTCTCAGCTTATGACCCTCTTTGATTGGAACAGTTTTGACAAGAATCTGAAATAAACACACAAGAGAAACCCGAAAAGAATTATACATCTGAATATAAGACCttttaaaggttttttttttttccttatcagCAATTCTGTATGTCCTGAAAGCAAGTTCAACTCAGCATAAAAAGTTTAACAGAAGCATGTGTACCTGTAAATGTTCTGATGTGCAAGGCTCACCACCAAAATGAAGGCAGTTGCGGTCAATGTTTCTAATATCCTTAAACTTGTCCTCTACAGTGGCTTGAATTTTATCAAGGTTTTCTGAAATATCCATAGTGATAATTATTAACTTGACCACAGGGAAACTGAATCGGACCTTTATATGTGAATGTAACTACAAACCTTTTCCATAAATGACAAGATGCATGACATTAGCAGAATAATATTGTTCATAGAACTTAATAAGCTCATCTCTGGTATCCAATCCTTTTGCTTTTGGACGGACCTCCAAAGTTTCCCAATTCCCTGAACAAGTAAGAAAAGTAGGTACCATAAGAGACATGGCAGACAGTCTGAATAGACAGTGGTATTCTCGTAAGAAAAGTCTGTATTTTCCATAGTCCCACAAAACAGAAATGAAACTGAACATAATCGGCAAACAGCCAAAAGAAACAATATTTATAGAGAAGGGTCATTTCTTCCCAAGTATTAGTGACTGTAGGCAGTCCAATAAGAGAACTGTTTAGGCACATAAACTCACaactttttcacttgtaagatAATGACATTTGtgatatagtttacaataatttaatcatcCTCTATTGCATTCACGAGTTTGATATTGAACTCAACAACAACACACAGCATGACTGAAATATTTCTTAGATACTTGAAAGCGATTGTTATATGTATCCAAGCATCACTAAGCAGCAAGAGCAATTCTAAGCAAAGGTTGTGCCCACGTCAAATGTGTTGGACTGTTGCAATGCTGTGAAAAACTTGAAGCAAACCCATAAAAACAGATAGACAGAAACTGAACATACAAATGGGGGTAAATTACAGAAGCATGTGAAGAGACTTCACCGATGCATAACCAGAGACTAAATCCTATCAGCTACAGAAAGCATATGCACATAAAAATGACCTGCTTCCTGTTTCATATGAACCTCGAGGCACATTTGGTTATAATCAACAGTTAATGCTGACCTGTACTAAATTTATGGTACGGATGGTCAGCCGCACTTAGATGTTTCTGGAGCTGTACAAAGACAAATCATGTAGAAAAAGGTTAGACACCTCTTGAAGACAtaaatgaattatgaaactcagcAACAATGTGCCCAGATACACTGGAATA from Pyrus communis chromosome 9, drPyrComm1.1, whole genome shotgun sequence harbors:
- the LOC137745074 gene encoding insulin-degrading enzyme-like 1, peroxisomal, which gives rise to MAIGKEEVEEIVKPRTDKREYRRIVLPNSLEILLISDPDTDKCAASMDVNVGAFSDPDGLEGLAHFLEHMLFYASEKYPLEDSYSKYITEHGGRTNAYTASEHTNYYFDINSDGFEEGLDRFAQFFIKPLMSAEATMREIKAVDSENQKNLLSDAWRMNQLQKHLSAADHPYHKFSTGNWETLEVRPKAKGLDTRDELIKFYEQYYSANVMHLVIYGKENLDKIQATVEDKFKDIRNIDRNCLHFGGEPCTSEHLQILVKTVPIKEGHKLRLVWPIAPEIHHYKEGPCRYLSHLIGHEAEGSLFAVLKALGWATGLSAGESDSTLVFSFFRVDMDLTDAGHEHMQDIVGLLFKYISLLQQSGVCEWIFDELCAVCETKFHYQDKMQPINYVVSISTNMQKYPPRDWLVRSSLPSNFSPDTIQMVLDKLSPNNVRIFWESKKFEGHTNMTEPWYGTAYSVEKISGSMIQEWIVSSPNENLHLPAHNVFIPTDLSLKNNHEKANCPVLLRKSPCSTLWYKPDTMFFTPKAYVKIDFTCPHASESPETEVLTNMFTQLLMDYLNEYAYYAQVAELFYGITHTDSGFQVTLVGYNHKLRILLETVVEKIASFKVKADRFAVIKEMLIKDYQNLKFQQPYEQAMNYSALILQDHTCPWTEELEALPHLQVEDLAKFVPWMLSRAFVECYTAGNLEKNEAESMIQHIEDVFFKGSNHISQTLFPSQHLTNRVVKLEKGKSYFYPVEGLNPSDENSALVHYIQVHQDDFMLNVKLQLFALIAKQPAFHQLRSVEQLGYITVLLQRNDSGIRGVQFVIQSTAKDPAHIDLRVEEFLKGFESKLYDMPSDEFKSNVNALIDMKLEKHKNLREEAGFYWREISDGTLKFDRKESEIAALRQLTQQELIDFFNEHIKVGAPQKRSLSVRVYGNSHSSEYATDASSPVQPCCVKIDDIFSFRRSQPLYGSFKGNHVKL